The Rhodothermales bacterium genome segment CGTACGGCGCCCGTTTCAGTGACTGTTGGGGCCGCAAGCGAAGAGGTGTACATGTTGTCAGCGTAGCCTTTCATGAGATCCATGTCGCTATTCGATTCCGGTTGTCATGAACTGCGTATATGCGCGCTCAATCACGTCACTAAACGCGGTGCGAAAATGATCGGCCGAGAACCGAAGGGCATTCTCGCGGATGCGTTCGGGGTCGAGCCGGCTGTAGTTCGCATCGAGGGTATCGAGCGCCGCGCGAATGCCGTCGGTCGTTTGCTCGTAAAAGAAGAAGCCGGTTTCGCCCGGAATGACCGTCTCGGTCGCGCCGCCGCGACCGTAAGCCACCACCGGCGTCCCGCATGCCTGGGCCTCGACCGGGATGATTCCGAAGTCTTCTTCCGCCGCAAACACGAAGGCGCGGGCGCGCTGCATGTAATCTTTCAGCGTGGCGAAGGGCTGGAAACCCAGCATCGTCACGTTTTTGCCGGCTTTCTCCGCGATCCGGTCGTACTCGGGGCCATCACCGATCACCACGAGCTGCTTGTCGGGCATCTGAGAGAAGGCTTCGACGATGAGGTCGATCCGCTTGTACGGCACAAGCCGCGACGCCGTCAGGTAGAAGTCATCCTTCTTTGGGTGGAGCGAAAACGCCGTGGTGTCGACGGGCGGATACACGACCTCGGCCCGGCGGCGGTACGTCTTCCACACGCGGCGGGCGACGGTGCGGGAGTTGGCGACGAAGTGGTCCACCCGGTTCGCGCTGATGGCGTCGAACAACCGCACATAGTGCAGGATGGCCTTCGCGAGCAGCCCCTTCATGCCCCGCTCCAGGTTGCCCTCCTTCAGGTACTGGAAGTAGAGATCCCAGGCGTAACGGACGGGGCTGTGGACGTAGCTGATATGGAGCTGGTCGGCCGTGGTCAACACGCCTTTCGCGGCGACATAACTCGAGGAGACGACGACATCCGCGCCGCGCAGATCGAATTGCTCGGTGGCGAAGGGCACGAACGGCAGATACATCCGGTACTTGCTGCGGGCGAACGGAAGCCGTTGGATGAGAGACGTTGTGACCGTCTTGCCCTGGAGAAACGCACGCTGATCCTCGGGCAGGAAGTCGATTAAGCTGAACAACCGACTGTTCGGCAACACATGGATCATCTGCTCAAGTACGCGCTCGGCGCCGGCATATACGGGCAGCCAGTCGTGCACGATGGCTGTCTGAACCGAGGGAGGCAACGGCCATCCACTTTTCAACTCACGCCGGATGGCCGGCTGCGTAGCTTGAGTCGCGGTGGCTATGTCCAGATCGCTGTACATTACGTCGATTGCGGTAGGTGATCGTGCCCGGGTGCGCTAGCCATCGTGAGCAAGAGTGGTCGCTTCGGAGGCTGTACACACATACAGCGCTACAAACATCGGGAAAACCGACACGCGAACTGTCTCGATGCTATCCAGAGTGTGTCACGAAACTATGGTCTTTCGCGGCCGGGGGGCACGTCTCAGGTGGATGATTCGGGGGGAGCGAGACGACGGGGAGAGGCGCTGGGGTGGTGCACGCGCGCATTCGCCGGGGGCATACCTGATCTCGAACGTGCCTTAAAAATACGCCGGCGCATGCGGCCGCCCGTGCCTCTATTGACCGATCCTGCGCGAGCGGAATGGCGCGGAAAAAGCCGGATGGGTGCGCCAAAAGCGCATTAGATAAGGCAAAAGGGAAAAGGGAAAAGGGAAAAGGACCTGCCCCCTGTTTTCTCTTTTGCCTTTTGCCTTTTCCCTTTTGCCTTAATGCAAGTGTCTCTGCCCGTGCATCCACTGGATGGCGTACTGCATGAGGCCGGAGACGGAGTCCAGCCCCAGTTTCTCCTTGATGCGCCGGCGGTAGGTCTCGACGGTCTTACGGCTCAGGTGCAGATTATCGGAGATCTCGCCGAGGCCGGCGCCATGGCCCAGCATCTCGAAGATGGCCATCTCTCGGTCGGTCAGCTTCCCTACGATAAACCCGTTATGCTGCTCCTTCACGACCTTGCCGAGGATGCGCGAGGTCATCCGCCGGCTGAGGTAGACCTCCCCTCGCATGACGCTCCGGATGGCCTCGACGATGTGCCGCGTGGGTTCGCTTTTCGCGAGGTACCCGAGGGCGCCGGCGTGAATGGCCCGCTCGGCGTACGCCAGCTCGTCGTACATGGAATAAACGAGCACCTGGATGTTCGGATACTGAGCGCGGATGTTCTGCACGAGGTCCAGCCCATGTGCGTCCTTCAGAGAAATATCAACCACCGCGACGTCCGGGCGGACACCTTCCATCAGGGTGAACGCCTCACCCGCCGAACTGGCCTGGCCACACAACTCCATGTCGATCTTATCGCGGATCGTGTAGGCCAGGGCTTCCCGTATCGCGGGATGGTCATCGATGACCATAACCTTGATTCGCCTCGAAAAAATGTCGCGCGTGGTCTGGGGGGGCATCGCGTTCCAGAGAGTATTCACGCTCACAATGCTTCAGGTTGACTGGGCACTCGTAGGTGCAAAATACCGGCAAAACGCACGGCGGGAGGAGGGGGCGCGGTATCCAGAACGATCAACCAGATAGACGGCGCCGGGTCTACGAAGACCGCGGCGCATCAAAAAACCCGACCGGACGTGGTGGAGATGGGGCTTTCAGAGGCTCTGGTGTCGTTGTCGATACGCAAGGTATCCCTCCGCCGGGTTCCAGAGCACAACCTTTGGCAGAGAGATCGTAGGTAGTTTTAGCGCATATCCTGTAGCCAAACAAAAAGCCGGCGCGATGCGCCGGCTTTGAAGAAGAGTTTACGCTGAACGACGCCCGGACGAGGTTTCCGGTCTGGCGTTTAATGGGATGCCTGAGAATCGCTCTGTCCGTAGCGCCACTGGACGGCGTACTGGAGCAACTCCGCGACGGTCTCGAAATCGAGCTTCTCCTTCACGCGGCGGCGGTAGGTTTCGACGGTCTTACGGCTGAGATTGAGACGCTGCGTGATTTCCTGCACGCTGAAGCCTTCTCCGAGCATCTGGAAGACGGCCATCTCTCTATCCGTCAACTGGTCGATCGCAAAGCCGGGGCTTGAGGAGCGGCCGGTAGCGATCTTGCTCAGCATCCGCGAGGCCATGCGCCGGCTGAGGTACACCTCGCCCTGCATCACGCTGCGGATCGCTTCGACGACGCTCTGTGTGGGCTCGCTTTTCATGAGATAGCCCGAAGCGCCGGCGCGGATCGCGCGCTCGGCATA includes the following:
- a CDS encoding response regulator transcription factor — encoded protein: MPPQTTRDIFSRRIKVMVIDDHPAIREALAYTIRDKIDMELCGQASSAGEAFTLMEGVRPDVAVVDISLKDAHGLDLVQNIRAQYPNIQVLVYSMYDELAYAERAIHAGALGYLAKSEPTRHIVEAIRSVMRGEVYLSRRMTSRILGKVVKEQHNGFIVGKLTDREMAIFEMLGHGAGLGEISDNLHLSRKTVETYRRRIKEKLGLDSVSGLMQYAIQWMHGQRHLH
- a CDS encoding glycosyltransferase family 4 protein; protein product: MYSDLDIATATQATQPAIRRELKSGWPLPPSVQTAIVHDWLPVYAGAERVLEQMIHVLPNSRLFSLIDFLPEDQRAFLQGKTVTTSLIQRLPFARSKYRMYLPFVPFATEQFDLRGADVVVSSSYVAAKGVLTTADQLHISYVHSPVRYAWDLYFQYLKEGNLERGMKGLLAKAILHYVRLFDAISANRVDHFVANSRTVARRVWKTYRRRAEVVYPPVDTTAFSLHPKKDDFYLTASRLVPYKRIDLIVEAFSQMPDKQLVVIGDGPEYDRIAEKAGKNVTMLGFQPFATLKDYMQRARAFVFAAEEDFGIIPVEAQACGTPVVAYGRGGATETVIPGETGFFFYEQTTDGIRAALDTLDANYSRLDPERIRENALRFSADHFRTAFSDVIERAYTQFMTTGIE
- a CDS encoding response regulator transcription factor, with protein sequence MNSAEINTPVMSSAKSTGGRIRVLVVDDHPAIREAIADIIADKMGMELVGQASNADEAFQLVQKMQPDVAVIDISLEDAHGLDLVQNIRAQYPHVQVVVFSMYDESVYAERAIRAGASGYLMKSEPTQSVVEAIRSVMQGEVYLSRRMASRMLSKIATGRSSSPGFAIDQLTDREMAVFQMLGEGFSVQEITQRLNLSRKTVETYRRRVKEKLDFETVAELLQYAVQWRYGQSDSQASH